A genomic window from Diorhabda sublineata isolate icDioSubl1.1 chromosome 8, icDioSubl1.1, whole genome shotgun sequence includes:
- the LOC130448096 gene encoding coatomer subunit delta: MVLIAAAVCTKSGKTIVSRQFVEMTKARIEGLLAAFPKLIPKGTQHTFVETDSVRYVYQPLERLYMLLITTRASNILEDLETLRLFARVIPEYCKSLEENEIAENAFSLIFAFDEIVALGYRESVNLSQIRTFVEMDSHEEKVYQAVRQTQEREAKNMMREKAKELQRQKLEAAKKGIKPTFGSSGGFGSSTGFTPTPTIGDVANQNNDAKPSYTTVPAQKPRGMKLGGKGKDVESFVDQLKSEGENVITQNKNSISQSGTKAPAIKTDIDDVHLRMEEKLIVRLGRDGGVQQFEILGLATLHIGDERWGRIRVQLDNQNTHGVQLQTHPNVDKELFKLRSQIGLKQPAKPFPLNTDVGVLKWRLQSTDDALIPLLINCWPSEAGDGSCDVNIEYELAHTQLELMDVNIIIPLPIGCSPVVGDCDGMYTHEAKRNQLVWNLPLIDAGTKTGSLEFNAPRAIPNDFFPLSVTFSSKSSYASIKITEVLLVDDDSPVKYSVETALYPDKYEVV; the protein is encoded by the exons ATG GTGCTAATTGCAGCAGCAGTCTGTACGAAATCAGGCAAAA CAATTGTGTCTCGACAATTTGTCGAAATGACTAAAGCCAGAATTGAAGGTTTGCTAGCGGCCTTCCCAAAATTGATACCCAAGGGTACCCAACATACGTTTGTGGAAACTGACTCTGTACGCTATGTGTATCAACCCTTAGAAAGGCTGTACATGCTGCTCATTACAACTAGAGCCAGTAATATCCTAGAAGATCTGGAGACCCTCCGCTTGTTTGCTAGAGTA ATTCCAGAATACTGCAAATCCTTGGAGGAAAATGAAATTGCTGAAAATGCATTTTCCCTGATATTTGCTTTCGATGAAATAGTAGCACTAGGTTATAGGGAAAGTGTCAATTTATCTCAAATTCGTACATTTGTGGAAATGGATTCACATgaagaaaaagtttatcaaGCCGTTAGACAG ACGCAAGAACGGGAGGCGAAGAACATGATGAGAGAAAAGGCTAAGGAGCTACAGAGACAAAAACTGGAAGCTGCTAAAAAAGGTATTAAACCAACATTTGGCAGCAGTGGCGGGTTTGGAAGTTCTACGGGTTTCACACCGACACCTACTATCGGAGATGTAGCAAATCAGAATAACGATGCTAAACCGTCATACACAACAGTTCCAGCACA AAAACCTCGAGGAATGAAGTTAGGAGGCAAGGGAAAAGATGTAGAATCATTTGTAGATCAACTTAAATCAGAAGGAGAAAATGTTATTACCCAAAACAAGAATAGTATTTCTCAATCAGGAACTAAAGCTCCAGCTATTAAAACTGACATTGAtga TGTTCATCTAAGAATGGAAGAAAAGTTAATTGTAAGATTAGGTCGAGATGGTGGTGTacaacaatttgaaatattaggTCTCGCTACTTTACACATCGGAGACGAAAGATGGGGAAGAATTCGTGTGCAACTAGATAATCAAAACACTCATGGCGTTCAACTACAAACGCATCCCAATGTAGACAAAGAATTGTTTAAATTACGCTCACAG ATTGGATTGAAACAGCCAGCCAAACCATTTCCGCTTAATACAGATGTTGGTGTACTAAAATGGCGATTACAGAGTACAGATGATGCACTAATTCCCCTACTTATAAATTGTTGGCCATCAGAAGCCGGAGATGGTAGTTGTGATGTTAATATAGAATACGAACTTGCCCATACCCAATTGGaattaatggatgttaatatcATTATTCCTCTTCC aaTTGGGTGCTCACCCGTTGTTGGAGATTGTGATGGTATGTACACCCACGAGGCCAAACGCAATCAACTCGTATGGAATTTACCATTAATTGATGCCGGTACCAAGACTGGTTCATTAGAATTTAATGCACCAAGAGCCATCCCAAATGATTTCTTCCCATTATCAGTAACATTCAGCTCCAAATCATCTTACGCTAGCATTAAG ATAACAGAAGTTCTTCTCGTTGATGATGATTCTCCAGTCAAGTATTCAGTAGAAACCGCACTTTATCCAGATAAATACGAAGTAGTGTAG